In Nostoc sp. UHCC 0926, a single genomic region encodes these proteins:
- a CDS encoding hybrid sensor histidine kinase/response regulator has translation MLPEQQQRILGYFIEEARDHLNTIEQGLLNLEGTLNDPEIISEVFRAAHSIKGGAAMLGLTSIQHTSHRLEDCFKLLIEHPVQVDQKLESLFLGVSDTLKALLEHLSGPFGLSEDAANTLMLETEPVFQWLNQHLELLVEQGNSGVATSSSATELHTTSVENVSTLTELFLRQDIPSLAEDTDQESSEISFSLAPQEMPDAHGLANAALSPVTAKENNNWGKFQAQVLQTLREMLQLFKQTTTPSTRQNLQQCCYQLVRLGETWNLSKWCGLCQAAASAIGNPENTYLTLAKIVITEIKQAQELVLQGKEAEIAISQQLEALLSFAEIELLEITPDLFEEQPTALTEPSTAPKLILSVNTPETAKTEQLVITNLSEPIEEFNLDENSSDHYANVSDERPDLQLQGIPLNAAIHTSFSFTTHDEVHPISSNLDPNGPEVGIAELNTLADLFEGETPELDETWHQEETLDIVATDDFGIDFSSTDAEAADGDLSDLLSFDEDTSNEQHPAITATTEDLSLLFGDNFLEKENSEPQNQQISATTVELSDINVINLNLDSYPDENLQEFTEITSEPQQPPGEIVQNSVNKNDVVEDLLTLALDDDRELLPTGEVTQPETEAFASVELSTSQQNSFDNLFLETKNANWVEEIIPSDYVELPQQTGLSSDNLFAEMEEHPLLPTSEPEIGDLFDTSPVIAPEFSQSENDLSNFWNQETIEEEDEFDSLIEQNVERGLEESLFAEEADDIFADSQQPIPSPIASFDIEEDFDINFQHQEQLDLVFSSDSGDDLFDELAPSNSTISPTISDRIQPSPPETPLFAQHPGEEILRRSQQPEALDFVPEFTNQPPEISAVDLELNSFSSFDENPQLLFEDGAIDDSTYIQMETTDNTVDVSPTETSLDINFGETSDSAQAQPGDLFGSFDENPQLLFEDVATDDSTYIQMETTDNTVDEPSATETSLDISFGETSDLAQTSPEVLGNEPNNNLETAFEFIENTDFEGTEPSFANDLLFTETALSESKSQEELEENAAIIESQAVNDLTQTAIQEDIETDLWDQGETSETAPVLEKENAIVTSTEELVTTETIEVVALEDEFAYLEALLQEEVALNPKATSIPEVDFAALEELLATDNDSDVYDGLPQRQPFDTQPVLANNPIPSPAIKDEFGDLEKLLAEADQTISHSPLLKSNTSKTPRPSTRRATRFEETMKVPVKQLDDMSNLVGELVVNRNTLEQDHERLRQSLDNLLIQVQQLSDVGARMQELYERSLLEASLLAGRKKKDSGFQAPDSNADRGFSELEMDRFTPFHTLSQQMIERIVRVRESASDIDFVTEETERVARQFRQVTTQLQEGLTRARMVHFAQTIDRWRRGVRDNAIKCGKQVELVIEGGDTLIDKMILDHLTDPLTHMLNNAIAHGIETPEERQAAGKPSVGIITIRAFHQGNQTIISVGDDGAGIDSARVKAKAVKIGMITEAQAKAMSRLEVYDLLFQSGFTIKDQADEISGRGVGMDVVRSEISEIRGTVNTDSVLGKGTTFTIRLPLTLSICKALCCVSDRSRIAFPMDGVEDTLDIPVKNIQHDANGQSFISWRDTVLPFRPLKELLTFNRQISRGNVYGGTRDDDMVSVVVVRSANTLIALQIDLVLSEQEIVIKQFEGPAPKPIGVAGATVLGDGRIMPIADVLEIIDIFQGRISTQIGGNSWQQKATPPDTSPAKIDPTVLIVDDSITVRELLSLTFNKAGYRVEQARDGQEAWDKLRSGLPCDIVFCDIEMPRCDGLELLSRIQKDSNLNHLPIAMLTSRGADKHRQIAAQLGASGYFTKPYLEEALLEAAARMLKGEKLVSTTSNVS, from the coding sequence ATGCTGCCGGAACAACAACAGCGGATTTTGGGTTACTTTATCGAAGAAGCCAGGGATCACCTGAATACCATTGAGCAGGGGTTGCTGAATTTAGAGGGGACTCTGAACGACCCGGAAATAATTAGCGAAGTCTTCCGGGCGGCTCACTCCATCAAAGGAGGAGCGGCGATGCTTGGATTGACTAGCATCCAGCATACCTCCCACCGTCTGGAAGATTGTTTCAAACTTCTCATAGAGCATCCGGTTCAGGTTGACCAAAAGTTAGAGTCTTTATTTCTCGGTGTATCTGATACCCTGAAAGCGCTGTTAGAGCATTTGAGCGGGCCATTTGGTCTTTCTGAAGATGCAGCTAATACTTTGATGTTAGAAACTGAGCCGGTCTTTCAATGGCTGAATCAGCATCTAGAATTACTTGTAGAACAAGGGAACAGTGGAGTAGCCACCAGTTCTTCGGCAACAGAACTACACACAACCTCTGTAGAGAACGTCTCCACACTTACTGAACTTTTTCTCCGGCAAGATATTCCCAGTTTGGCAGAAGACACCGATCAGGAATCTTCAGAAATATCCTTCTCTCTAGCACCCCAGGAGATGCCAGACGCTCACGGACTCGCTAACGCTGCGCTATCGCCAGTCACCGCCAAAGAAAATAATAATTGGGGCAAGTTTCAAGCCCAAGTATTGCAAACACTGCGGGAAATGTTGCAACTGTTTAAGCAAACAACAACACCCTCAACTCGACAAAACCTTCAGCAATGCTGTTACCAGTTAGTCAGACTTGGTGAGACTTGGAATTTGTCCAAGTGGTGTGGTTTGTGTCAAGCAGCAGCTAGTGCGATCGGCAATCCCGAAAACACTTATCTGACTCTAGCTAAAATTGTCATTACCGAAATCAAGCAAGCTCAAGAATTAGTCCTGCAAGGTAAGGAAGCCGAAATTGCAATTAGTCAGCAACTAGAAGCACTTTTGAGCTTTGCAGAAATTGAGTTGTTAGAAATTACCCCCGATTTGTTTGAGGAACAGCCTACGGCTTTGACAGAACCATCAACTGCGCCAAAGCTAATTTTATCTGTCAACACTCCAGAAACTGCGAAAACTGAGCAGTTAGTCATAACTAACCTATCTGAGCCAATTGAGGAATTTAATCTAGACGAGAATAGTAGCGATCACTACGCCAACGTCTCCGACGAACGCCCTGATCTTCAGTTACAAGGGATACCATTAAACGCTGCAATTCACACTAGCTTTTCTTTCACCACACATGACGAAGTACATCCAATCAGTAGCAATCTTGACCCCAATGGCCCAGAGGTAGGAATAGCTGAGTTAAATACCCTTGCCGATTTATTTGAAGGCGAAACTCCCGAACTAGATGAAACCTGGCATCAAGAAGAAACCTTAGATATTGTTGCCACCGATGACTTTGGAATTGATTTTAGCAGCACTGACGCCGAGGCTGCTGATGGCGACTTATCCGATTTACTCTCCTTTGATGAAGACACAAGCAACGAGCAGCACCCAGCAATCACAGCCACGACAGAAGACTTATCCCTGTTATTTGGTGACAACTTCCTAGAAAAAGAGAATTCAGAACCGCAAAATCAACAAATATCCGCTACGACTGTAGAGTTGAGCGATATTAACGTAATTAATCTAAATTTAGACTCTTACCCTGACGAAAATTTACAAGAATTTACTGAGATTACTAGTGAGCCGCAGCAGCCTCCTGGGGAGATTGTCCAAAATAGTGTCAACAAAAACGATGTGGTTGAAGATTTATTGACACTGGCACTAGATGATGATAGAGAACTATTGCCTACAGGCGAAGTGACTCAACCAGAAACTGAGGCGTTCGCCAGTGTAGAACTATCTACCAGCCAACAAAACAGTTTTGATAACTTATTCTTAGAAACTAAAAATGCGAATTGGGTAGAAGAAATTATCCCTAGTGACTACGTAGAATTACCCCAGCAAACAGGCTTGTCTTCAGACAACCTGTTTGCTGAAATGGAAGAACATCCACTACTGCCTACAAGTGAACCAGAAATCGGTGATTTATTTGATACATCTCCAGTAATAGCACCTGAGTTTTCTCAATCAGAAAATGATCTGAGCAACTTCTGGAATCAGGAAACCATAGAGGAAGAGGACGAATTCGATTCCTTAATTGAGCAGAATGTGGAAAGGGGGTTAGAAGAGAGTTTGTTTGCTGAGGAGGCTGATGACATTTTTGCCGACAGTCAGCAGCCCATACCTTCTCCTATAGCCAGTTTTGACATAGAAGAAGATTTTGATATCAATTTCCAGCACCAAGAGCAGCTAGATTTGGTATTCTCATCAGATTCTGGAGATGATTTATTTGATGAGTTAGCACCGAGTAACTCAACTATTTCCCCAACAATCAGCGATCGCATCCAACCATCCCCGCCAGAAACGCCATTGTTCGCGCAGCATCCAGGGGAAGAAATTCTCAGGCGATCGCAACAACCAGAAGCTTTAGATTTTGTTCCAGAATTTACCAATCAGCCCCCAGAGATATCTGCTGTTGATCTGGAACTTAATTCATTCAGCTCTTTCGATGAAAATCCGCAACTGCTGTTTGAAGATGGAGCCATAGATGACTCCACCTATATTCAGATGGAAACCACAGATAATACTGTGGATGTATCGCCTACAGAAACTTCTTTAGATATCAATTTTGGTGAAACTTCCGATTCAGCCCAAGCACAGCCAGGTGATTTGTTCGGCTCTTTCGATGAAAATCCGCAACTGCTGTTTGAAGATGTAGCCACAGATGACTCTACCTATATTCAGATGGAAACCACAGATAATACTGTGGATGAACCATCAGCTACGGAAACGTCTCTAGATATCAGTTTTGGGGAAACTTCAGATTTAGCCCAGACAAGCCCAGAAGTTTTAGGTAATGAGCCGAACAATAATTTAGAAACTGCCTTTGAGTTTATAGAAAATACAGATTTTGAGGGTACTGAGCCTAGTTTTGCAAATGATTTATTGTTTACGGAAACTGCTCTCTCAGAATCAAAAAGCCAGGAAGAATTAGAAGAGAATGCGGCAATAATCGAATCACAAGCTGTTAATGATTTAACCCAAACGGCTATTCAGGAAGATATAGAAACTGATTTATGGGATCAAGGAGAGACATCTGAAACTGCACCAGTGTTAGAGAAAGAAAATGCTATTGTTACCTCAACTGAAGAATTAGTAACGACAGAAACCATTGAAGTAGTTGCTCTAGAAGATGAATTTGCATACTTAGAAGCATTACTACAAGAGGAAGTAGCACTTAACCCCAAAGCTACCTCAATACCAGAAGTAGATTTTGCAGCCCTGGAAGAATTGCTAGCTACAGATAACGACAGCGATGTCTACGACGGGCTACCCCAACGCCAGCCCTTCGATACTCAGCCAGTCTTGGCTAATAATCCCATTCCATCACCAGCCATAAAAGATGAATTTGGTGATTTGGAGAAGTTGCTGGCAGAAGCAGATCAAACAATATCCCATTCACCATTACTAAAATCTAACACCAGCAAAACTCCCCGCCCCTCAACTCGTCGGGCTACGAGATTTGAAGAAACGATGAAGGTTCCAGTTAAGCAACTGGACGATATGAGTAATTTAGTTGGGGAATTGGTGGTAAATCGCAATACCTTAGAGCAGGATCATGAACGGCTGCGGCAGTCATTAGATAACTTGCTGATTCAGGTACAACAACTCTCAGATGTGGGCGCAAGGATGCAAGAGTTGTACGAGCGATCGCTTTTGGAAGCTTCTCTGTTAGCTGGACGCAAAAAGAAAGACTCCGGCTTTCAAGCGCCTGATTCCAATGCTGATAGGGGTTTTAGCGAGTTAGAAATGGATCGTTTTACTCCCTTTCATACACTCTCACAGCAGATGATTGAGCGGATTGTGCGAGTGCGTGAGTCGGCAAGTGACATTGATTTTGTCACCGAAGAAACTGAGCGAGTAGCAAGGCAGTTCCGCCAAGTAACCACCCAGCTACAAGAGGGACTAACAAGAGCGCGAATGGTGCATTTTGCCCAAACTATTGATCGCTGGCGGCGAGGAGTGCGCGACAACGCCATTAAGTGTGGCAAACAAGTTGAGTTGGTGATCGAAGGTGGCGATACCTTAATTGACAAGATGATTTTGGATCATCTGACCGATCCCTTAACTCATATGCTGAATAATGCGATCGCTCACGGTATTGAAACGCCAGAAGAACGACAAGCTGCTGGTAAACCATCCGTGGGAATCATTACTATCCGTGCCTTCCACCAAGGCAACCAAACGATCATTTCCGTAGGCGATGATGGCGCAGGTATAGATTCAGCAAGGGTTAAGGCTAAGGCAGTGAAGATTGGCATGATTACAGAAGCGCAGGCAAAAGCCATGTCTCGCCTGGAAGTCTACGATCTGCTGTTCCAGTCTGGTTTTACGATCAAAGACCAAGCAGATGAAATTTCTGGTCGTGGTGTGGGTATGGATGTAGTGCGTTCCGAGATTAGCGAAATTCGGGGGACAGTGAACACCGATTCTGTGCTCGGTAAGGGAACCACCTTCACCATTCGGCTGCCACTGACTCTGAGTATTTGTAAAGCTCTCTGCTGTGTCTCTGATCGATCTAGAATCGCTTTTCCAATGGACGGTGTAGAAGATACGCTGGATATACCAGTGAAAAATATTCAGCACGATGCCAATGGACAATCATTTATTTCCTGGCGCGATACAGTACTGCCATTCCGACCTCTGAAGGAACTTTTAACCTTCAATCGCCAGATCAGTCGCGGCAATGTCTATGGCGGCACCAGAGATGATGATATGGTTTCTGTGGTGGTGGTGCGATCGGCAAATACCCTAATTGCTCTACAGATTGACCTGGTGTTGAGCGAACAAGAAATTGTAATTAAGCAATTTGAAGGGCCAGCGCCTAAACCCATTGGTGTAGCTGGTGCTACAGTCCTGGGTGATGGCCGCATTATGCCTATTGCTGACGTGCTGGAAATAATTGACATTTTCCAAGGACGGATTTCTACACAAATTGGTGGCAATTCTTGGCAACAGAAAGCTACTCCCCCAGACACCTCTCCTGCGAAAATTGATCCAACAGTGCTGATAGTCGATGACTCAATTACAGTCCGAGAATTGCTATCCCTGACATTTAACAAAGCAGGTTATCGCGTAGAACAGGCGCGTGATGGCCAGGAAGCTTGGGATAAACTCCGCTCCGGTCTGCCTTGTGATATTGTATTTTGCGACATCGAAATGCCCCGCTGCGATGGTCTGGAGTTACTCTCTCGCATCCAGAAAGACTCTAACCTCAACCATCTACCGATCGCTATGCTCACCTCACGGGGTGCAGACAAGCACAGACAAATTGCAGCTCAACTCGGTGCCAGTGGCTACTTTACCAAGCCCTATCTCGAAGAAGCTCTCCTTGAAGCTGCGGCGCGGATGTTGAAAGGGGAAAAACTTGTTAGCACTACAAGTAATGTTTCGTGA
- a CDS encoding tetratricopeptide repeat protein, whose protein sequence is MQPNRQYVSVVTLTLLSLLGFGMAYPENNQVSTNAKLRYDFGEKAQALPKNNQLSEIERLNEEAIKESRQDQSKEALQRLQKALAISRELGERSWEAVTLNNIGRVYQSQKKYPEALQSYQQALLINKELGDLVRLGKTYSNIGYLFDIQKKPELAIFFYKHLLVCLLQRGKWKT, encoded by the coding sequence ATGCAGCCTAATCGTCAGTATGTTAGTGTTGTTACTTTGACTCTACTTAGTTTACTAGGTTTTGGGATGGCTTACCCAGAAAATAACCAAGTAAGCACAAATGCAAAGTTGAGGTATGATTTCGGAGAAAAAGCTCAAGCTTTACCCAAGAATAATCAGCTCTCAGAAATTGAAAGGCTCAACGAAGAGGCTATCAAAGAATCTCGGCAAGACCAATCGAAAGAAGCGTTGCAGAGATTACAAAAAGCATTAGCCATCAGCAGAGAACTTGGAGAACGCTCTTGGGAAGCCGTAACACTCAATAACATTGGCAGAGTATACCAAAGTCAAAAAAAGTATCCCGAAGCACTTCAATCCTATCAGCAAGCCCTATTAATTAACAAAGAACTTGGGGATCTCGTTCGACTTGGCAAAACATACAGTAACATAGGTTACTTATTCGATATCCAAAAGAAACCAGAGTTAGCAATTTTTTTCTACAAACATTTGCTGGTTTGCCTTTTGCAACGCGGGAAGTGGAAAACTTAG
- the dxr gene encoding 1-deoxy-D-xylulose-5-phosphate reductoisomerase — MKAITLVGSTGSIGTQTLDIVTQYPDQFRIVGLAAGNNVEMLAAQIRQFRPKIAAICSEDKLPALKEALIDLDPQPILLAGDAGVIEVARYGDAQTVVTGIVGCAGLLPTIAAIEAGKDIALANKETLIAGAPVVLPLVEKHGVKLLPADSEHSAIFQCLQGVPKAGLRKILLTASGGAFRDWDVEKLAEVTVADAIKHPNWSMGRKITVDSATLMNKGLEVIEAHFLFGLDYDNIEIVIHPQSIIHSLIELQDTSVLAQLGWPDMRLPLLYALSWPDRIYTNWEPLDLVKAGNLTFSEPDHQKYPCMQLAYAVGKAGGSMPAVLNAANEQAVALFLSEKIRFLDIPRCIESVCDRHQNDNRANPSLDDILAADKWARQEVLTATEKLETDSRIISLR, encoded by the coding sequence GTGAAAGCGATTACTCTCGTTGGTTCCACTGGTTCTATTGGTACTCAGACTTTAGATATTGTCACTCAGTACCCAGATCAGTTTCGGATTGTGGGATTGGCAGCTGGGAACAATGTAGAGATGTTGGCTGCTCAAATTCGGCAGTTTCGACCGAAAATAGCAGCAATCTGCTCAGAAGATAAATTACCAGCGCTCAAAGAAGCTCTCATTGACCTTGATCCCCAACCGATTTTACTGGCAGGTGATGCCGGAGTGATAGAAGTCGCTCGCTACGGCGATGCCCAAACCGTTGTCACTGGTATCGTTGGTTGTGCTGGTTTGTTACCCACGATCGCAGCTATTGAAGCTGGTAAAGATATTGCCTTAGCGAACAAAGAAACCCTGATTGCTGGGGCCCCTGTGGTTCTACCCCTAGTTGAAAAACACGGTGTAAAATTACTCCCGGCTGATTCCGAACATTCCGCAATCTTTCAATGCCTCCAAGGTGTGCCAAAGGCAGGCTTACGGAAAATTTTGCTCACTGCATCTGGTGGGGCTTTCCGGGACTGGGATGTAGAAAAATTAGCAGAAGTCACCGTTGCTGACGCCATCAAGCATCCTAATTGGTCGATGGGGCGGAAAATCACAGTAGACTCTGCTACTTTGATGAATAAAGGACTGGAAGTAATTGAAGCTCACTTTCTGTTTGGGTTGGATTATGACAATATCGAAATTGTCATTCATCCCCAGAGCATTATTCACTCGCTGATTGAACTGCAAGATACTTCAGTTTTAGCCCAACTCGGTTGGCCAGATATGCGCTTACCCTTGCTGTATGCTCTATCTTGGCCTGATCGCATCTATACCAACTGGGAACCATTAGATTTGGTCAAAGCTGGAAATTTAACCTTCAGTGAACCAGATCACCAGAAGTATCCTTGTATGCAGTTAGCTTATGCTGTGGGTAAGGCTGGTGGTTCGATGCCAGCTGTGTTAAATGCTGCAAATGAGCAAGCTGTGGCTTTATTTTTATCAGAAAAAATTCGGTTTTTAGATATTCCCCGGTGTATCGAATCGGTGTGCGATCGCCATCAAAATGATAACCGTGCTAATCCCTCTTTAGATGATATTTTGGCAGCAGATAAATGGGCAAGACAAGAAGTTTTAACCGCGACTGAAAAGTTAGAAACTGACTCGCGGATAATTTCTCTGCGATAA
- a CDS encoding DMT family transporter, whose protein sequence is MNVSNQTKIAIASLFLGVGAISFGSIFMKLSEMELSPNATVFNRFWLASVVFGLWHGYKAIRQRFSLDKPVEQQPYTNQDLWLLLGAGILWAATLVFLAWSLTQTSVAISSVLHNLAPIFTSLGVWLLFRQGFERQFLIGMVIALGGAIAIEFEELQIATDELQGGIAASVSAIFLGAYLLIVEKLRTKFSPTTIQLWISAIAALVIFPILLFTQDQLFPSSVNGWFWVISLALVCQVFGHGLLTYSLAKFSSVVVSLVHLLEPVFSGIFALVIFSEKLTFSNWIGFAVVLMGLYLAISSQAAINLPFQELVKSIVNTFVKRMTTKLSILKQQFSETPALLGTVSLLFALIPISLAPSLAKLCQQEIGANAVVFHRSWIATVVFGLWNGIEALGYQQSDNQSIEQKPLTRQEVWLLLAMGTAAATYLLLWAWSLTQTSVANVALLSNLNSLFVALAGYLLFGRRFDKRFVIGLVIALLGAIAFELNKVQFATDQILGDALALLTAIFMATCMLLIERLRTRFSTATIMLWRCGITTMFLLPVLPFLEDRLLPYSWMGWFFIIFQALFCQVLGQGLLAYSLSRISSGVVAVTLLLEPVLASIFAWFIFSEQVGLFDWATFAVVLTGIYLAQSSQSTIQVTNEGL, encoded by the coding sequence ATGAATGTATCCAATCAAACGAAGATAGCGATCGCTTCATTATTTCTAGGTGTAGGTGCCATATCTTTTGGCTCTATTTTTATGAAATTGAGCGAAATGGAACTCAGCCCCAATGCCACTGTATTTAATCGCTTTTGGCTTGCTAGTGTGGTCTTTGGGCTGTGGCATGGATACAAGGCGATACGGCAGCGATTTTCCTTAGACAAACCTGTAGAACAGCAGCCCTACACCAATCAGGATCTGTGGCTATTGCTAGGTGCTGGTATTCTTTGGGCTGCCACTTTAGTCTTTTTGGCTTGGTCGCTGACTCAAACTAGCGTTGCGATTTCTAGTGTATTGCATAATCTCGCCCCCATATTTACCAGCTTAGGGGTGTGGCTGTTATTTCGTCAGGGTTTTGAAAGGCAATTCTTGATTGGGATGGTCATTGCGCTTGGGGGAGCGATCGCCATTGAATTTGAGGAACTGCAAATTGCCACAGACGAACTTCAAGGAGGAATTGCTGCGAGCGTTTCGGCGATTTTCTTGGGTGCATACCTGCTGATCGTAGAAAAATTAAGAACCAAATTTTCTCCCACTACAATCCAGTTGTGGATCAGTGCGATCGCGGCTCTAGTCATCTTCCCCATACTTTTGTTCACTCAAGATCAGCTTTTCCCCTCTTCAGTAAATGGATGGTTTTGGGTCATTTCCCTAGCCCTGGTCTGCCAAGTCTTCGGTCACGGACTTTTGACCTATAGCCTTGCCAAGTTTTCCTCTGTGGTTGTCTCCTTGGTGCATCTGTTAGAGCCAGTATTTAGCGGCATTTTCGCTCTTGTAATATTTTCGGAAAAATTAACTTTCTCAAATTGGATAGGTTTTGCTGTAGTTTTAATGGGTTTATACTTAGCCATATCTAGCCAAGCTGCTATTAATTTGCCGTTCCAGGAATTAGTCAAAAGTATAGTTAATACTTTCGTTAAAAGGATGACAACTAAACTGTCAATACTAAAGCAACAGTTCTCTGAAACACCAGCTTTACTAGGAACTGTCTCATTATTGTTTGCCCTAATTCCCATATCTTTAGCACCATCTCTAGCTAAATTGTGTCAACAAGAAATTGGTGCAAATGCTGTAGTATTTCATCGCAGTTGGATTGCTACAGTTGTCTTTGGGCTGTGGAATGGAATTGAGGCTTTGGGCTACCAACAGTCCGATAACCAATCTATAGAACAGAAGCCTTTGACCAGACAAGAAGTGTGGCTATTGTTGGCAATGGGAACCGCTGCTGCGACCTACCTCCTCTTGTGGGCTTGGTCGCTGACTCAAACTAGCGTTGCCAACGTGGCTTTACTATCTAATTTGAACTCCTTATTCGTTGCTTTGGCTGGGTATCTATTATTCGGTCGGCGCTTCGATAAAAGATTCGTTATTGGTTTGGTTATAGCGCTTTTGGGAGCGATCGCATTTGAACTCAATAAGGTGCAATTTGCAACTGACCAAATACTGGGTGATGCATTAGCATTGCTAACTGCGATTTTCATGGCTACATGTATGCTGCTGATAGAACGACTCCGAACCCGATTTAGCACCGCAACTATAATGCTGTGGCGCTGTGGAATCACAACAATGTTTCTACTACCCGTCCTCCCATTCCTCGAAGATAGACTGCTCCCCTATTCCTGGATGGGTTGGTTTTTCATAATTTTCCAAGCTCTCTTTTGCCAAGTTTTGGGTCAGGGACTTTTGGCTTATAGCCTCAGCAGAATCTCTTCGGGCGTCGTCGCCGTAACGCTTCTCCTTGAACCAGTCCTGGCCTCCATTTTTGCTTGGTTCATTTTTTCAGAACAAGTAGGTTTGTTTGACTGGGCGACTTTTGCCGTAGTTTTAACCGGTATATATCTAGCCCAATCTAGTCAATCCACTATTCAAGTAACGAACGAAGGCTTGTAG
- a CDS encoding acyl-CoA thioesterase, giving the protein MSEEKPSQPKLPPTSALDNSLSHEFGNWFEYPVRVQPHHTDYAGLVWHGSYIAWMEEARIECLRSIGIEFADLVAIGCDLPVVELSVRYHRSIQLGMAVVVKTRMAEVTGVRINWDYAIVSTDGQQLYVTAKVTLVALDRERGKIMRQLPPSFKDALAKISALNNN; this is encoded by the coding sequence ATGTCAGAAGAAAAACCCAGTCAACCAAAATTACCACCAACCAGCGCCCTTGACAATTCATTAAGTCATGAATTTGGGAATTGGTTTGAATATCCTGTCAGAGTGCAACCCCACCACACTGACTATGCCGGTCTTGTCTGGCACGGTTCCTATATAGCTTGGATGGAAGAAGCGCGGATTGAATGCTTGCGATCTATAGGGATTGAATTTGCTGATTTAGTTGCTATAGGCTGCGATTTACCAGTTGTAGAACTGTCTGTGCGTTATCACCGTTCAATTCAATTGGGTATGGCAGTGGTGGTAAAAACGCGCATGGCTGAGGTAACTGGCGTCCGGATCAATTGGGATTATGCTATTGTCTCAACTGATGGACAACAATTGTACGTCACTGCCAAAGTGACTTTAGTAGCTTTAGATCGCGAAAGAGGCAAGATTATGCGTCAGTTGCCGCCGAGTTTTAAGGATGCGTTGGCTAAGATTTCAGCATTAAATAATAATTGA
- a CDS encoding DUF1815 family protein, translating into MFLRLAHQHRQFVQDLVMNLQALATVLERRGYLASCYTCGDQMNSASFMVGLGDNHLIRFLVSDYGITWTEMRDDRELMKLEGAEAISQLDELANLVKQSMQTDTGSKTLAKKY; encoded by the coding sequence GTGTTTCTGAGACTAGCACATCAACATCGACAATTCGTTCAAGACTTGGTAATGAACCTACAAGCTTTGGCGACTGTATTAGAGCGGCGTGGGTATCTTGCATCCTGCTATACCTGTGGCGACCAAATGAATAGTGCATCGTTTATGGTTGGCTTGGGTGATAACCATCTAATTCGGTTTTTAGTGTCTGATTACGGGATTACTTGGACGGAAATGCGGGATGACCGCGAATTAATGAAGTTAGAAGGTGCGGAGGCAATTAGCCAATTAGATGAACTGGCTAATCTTGTCAAGCAATCTATGCAAACTGATACAGGCTCTAAAACTCTTGCCAAGAAGTATTAA